Proteins encoded within one genomic window of Methanothrix harundinacea 6Ac:
- a CDS encoding sodium:solute symporter family protein, whose protein sequence is MVYDPWTTGLLLAGYLLAMTAVGAAAARRSKTVEGFFLAERGLGPAILTATLTATILGASSTLGMAGLGFREGLTGAWWLLSGTAGLLILSFFLAERVRATGCFTLPELLGATYDRRVRLAASALILVSWVGVIAAQIVASGKLLGILFGPRQEAFMVAAALVFVGYTALGGQRSIVKTDALQLLVLLLGLALVSWRALQLAGPDLLAGESFPTSEARGWPEVAGLVLVVGSAYLAGPDIYSRLLSASDPGTARRAALAAAVILVPIAFVITALGIAARALYPAILPEEALPVLMAETLSPLGAGIVAAALLSALISSADTTLLTATSILALDLFGAAKPDASAGEILWVSRAGCLLIGGVALLSALRLPEIISNLLAAYTVFAGGLIVPLVAGFERERLRLTPSGALAGLLGGGTVALLFGGRWPLLGMATSAVLLFAVSWLLPQSKRLIRG, encoded by the coding sequence ATGGTTTACGATCCCTGGACGACGGGGCTTCTCCTGGCGGGATACCTCCTGGCGATGACGGCCGTCGGCGCCGCGGCGGCGAGGCGGTCTAAGACCGTGGAGGGGTTCTTCCTCGCCGAGAGGGGGCTTGGGCCCGCCATCCTCACCGCCACCCTCACCGCCACCATCCTCGGCGCCTCCTCGACCCTGGGGATGGCGGGGCTCGGCTTCCGCGAGGGGCTGACGGGGGCCTGGTGGCTCCTATCGGGGACGGCAGGGCTCCTCATCCTATCCTTCTTTTTGGCGGAGAGGGTGAGGGCGACGGGCTGCTTCACCCTCCCGGAGCTCTTGGGGGCGACCTACGACCGACGGGTCCGGCTGGCCGCCTCCGCCCTCATCCTCGTCTCCTGGGTGGGGGTGATCGCGGCCCAGATCGTCGCATCCGGAAAGCTCCTGGGCATCCTCTTCGGCCCCCGGCAGGAGGCCTTCATGGTCGCCGCCGCCCTCGTCTTCGTCGGCTACACCGCCCTGGGAGGGCAGCGGTCGATCGTCAAGACCGACGCCCTCCAGCTTCTCGTCCTCCTTCTGGGGCTTGCCCTGGTATCCTGGAGGGCTCTGCAGCTCGCCGGCCCCGACCTCCTGGCGGGGGAGTCCTTCCCGACCTCGGAGGCGAGGGGGTGGCCGGAGGTGGCGGGCCTCGTCCTCGTCGTCGGCTCCGCCTACCTGGCGGGGCCCGACATCTACTCCCGCCTCCTCTCCGCCTCCGATCCGGGGACGGCGAGGAGGGCGGCCCTCGCCGCCGCCGTCATCCTCGTCCCCATCGCCTTCGTCATCACCGCCCTCGGTATCGCCGCAAGAGCCCTCTACCCCGCCATCCTTCCGGAGGAGGCCCTCCCCGTCCTGATGGCGGAGACCCTCTCCCCCCTGGGGGCGGGGATCGTCGCCGCCGCCCTCCTCTCCGCCCTCATCTCCTCGGCGGACACCACCCTCCTGACGGCGACCTCGATCCTCGCCCTCGACCTCTTCGGTGCAGCGAAGCCCGACGCCTCCGCCGGGGAGATCCTCTGGGTCTCCAGGGCGGGCTGCCTTCTGATCGGTGGGGTGGCCCTCCTCTCCGCCCTCCGCCTCCCGGAGATCATATCCAACCTCCTCGCCGCCTATACCGTCTTCGCCGGGGGGCTGATCGTCCCCCTGGTGGCGGGGTTTGAGAGGGAAAGGCTCAGGCTGACGCCATCGGGAGCCCTCGCCGGTCTCCTCGGCGGGGGGACGGTCGCCCTCCTCTTCGGCGGGAGGTGGCCCCTCCTGGGGATGGCGACGAGCGCCGTCCTCTTATTTGCCGTCAGCTGGCTCCTCCCTCAGTCCAAGAGGCTCATCAGGGGGTAG
- the pssA gene encoding CDP-diacylglycerol--serine O-phosphatidyltransferase, producing the protein MTGIIRLLRLPDLVSILNASLGFSSLLMAAAGRLELSAALIFLAVAADGLDGLLARKVGDGPLGTQIDSLADLVSFGAAPAFLAWSAFGAASAPGWGALGAFYLACGILRLARFNLSPRLLAFEGMPIPGAGGMVAAAVLLAGPLPTALILFATSLLMISSVPYPKFRDPRLFPPVLGLGAAAAAAWALGAVRLSAGIVFLALAGYLGSPVVMEICRRRGKRPPSRRG; encoded by the coding sequence ATGACCGGCATCATCCGCCTCCTCCGCCTGCCGGACCTGGTATCGATCCTCAACGCCTCCCTGGGCTTCTCCTCCCTCCTGATGGCGGCGGCCGGAAGGCTCGAGCTCTCGGCGGCCCTCATCTTCCTGGCCGTCGCCGCCGACGGCCTCGACGGCCTCCTCGCCCGAAAAGTCGGCGACGGCCCCCTGGGGACCCAGATCGACTCCCTGGCCGACCTCGTCTCCTTCGGGGCCGCCCCCGCCTTCCTCGCCTGGTCCGCCTTCGGGGCGGCCTCCGCCCCCGGCTGGGGGGCGCTGGGCGCCTTTTACCTCGCCTGCGGCATCCTCCGCCTGGCGAGGTTCAACCTATCGCCGAGGCTTCTCGCCTTCGAGGGGATGCCGATCCCCGGGGCCGGAGGGATGGTGGCGGCGGCGGTCCTCCTCGCCGGCCCCCTCCCCACCGCCCTCATCCTCTTCGCCACCTCCCTTCTGATGATCAGCTCCGTCCCCTACCCCAAGTTCAGGGACCCGAGGCTCTTTCCCCCCGTCCTGGGGTTGGGGGCGGCCGCCGCCGCCGCCTGGGCCCTCGGGGCGGTCCGCCTCTCTGCCGGGATCGTATTTTTAGCCCTGGCCGGATATCTCGGATCACCGGTGGTGATGGAGATATGCCGACGGAGAGGGAAGCGGCCGCCTTCGAGGCGGGGATAA
- a CDS encoding dihydroneopterin aldolase family protein, translating into MPTEREAAAFEAGIKLGALYHQFVGSPVSAETAESLEVAMEESISLQPFVRSVSVEIDRQMLGRNVFGYGELAGKMLRAEVEIDRHGARVRARLEYDPQADYPLMSLLD; encoded by the coding sequence ATGCCGACGGAGAGGGAAGCGGCCGCCTTCGAGGCGGGGATAAAGCTGGGGGCGCTGTACCACCAGTTCGTGGGGTCGCCCGTCTCCGCCGAGACGGCGGAGAGCCTGGAGGTGGCGATGGAGGAGTCGATATCCCTCCAGCCCTTCGTCAGGTCCGTCTCGGTGGAGATCGACCGCCAGATGCTCGGAAGGAACGTCTTCGGCTACGGGGAGCTCGCCGGAAAGATGCTCCGGGCCGAGGTGGAGATAGACCGCCACGGGGCGAGGGTGAGGGCGAGGCTGGAGTACGATCCCCAGGCCGACTACCCCCTGATGAGCCTCTTGGACTGA